One window of Hymenobacter sp. BRD128 genomic DNA carries:
- a CDS encoding Nif3-like dinuclear metal center hexameric protein, producing MPTIQDLSRLLESAAPLAYQESYDNAGLQCGLPETEITGVLLALDCMPAVVAEASRRGCNVVVCHHPVIFRPLKRLTGKGLVEQTIMAALKADVAIYAAHTNLDNVRPGVNAKLAEKLGLVNTRILAPKSGTLARLSTYVPDQPTNDGQQLADKVLQALYAAGAGQVGNYRECSFQTLGLGTFTPGPGTHPTIGRKNQPTAVAETRIEVLLPLHCQTAVLAALRQAHPYEEVAYELVKLENQHQDVGAGMVGELPEALPPTAFRQLLKAELGVPVVKYTAFEKTIKKVALCGGAGSFLTGAALAAGADAYVTGDVKYHEFFAPEGRLMLCDVGHFESEQFTGEVFRDLLLAQFGRTFAVLFAETPTNPVQYDC from the coding sequence ATGCCCACCATTCAGGACCTATCCCGCCTACTAGAGTCTGCCGCCCCCCTCGCCTACCAGGAAAGCTACGATAACGCCGGCCTGCAATGTGGCCTCCCCGAAACCGAAATCACCGGCGTGCTCCTGGCCCTCGACTGCATGCCCGCCGTGGTAGCCGAGGCTAGCCGGCGCGGCTGCAACGTAGTGGTGTGCCACCACCCGGTTATTTTCCGGCCACTCAAGCGCCTCACCGGCAAAGGGTTGGTTGAGCAAACTATCATGGCCGCCCTCAAGGCCGACGTGGCCATCTACGCCGCCCACACCAACCTCGACAACGTGCGCCCGGGCGTAAATGCCAAGCTGGCCGAAAAGCTGGGCCTGGTAAACACCCGCATCTTGGCTCCTAAAAGCGGGACGCTAGCCCGCCTCAGCACCTACGTACCCGACCAGCCCACCAACGATGGCCAGCAGCTGGCCGATAAGGTGTTGCAGGCGCTGTACGCGGCCGGGGCCGGCCAGGTCGGCAATTACCGCGAGTGTAGCTTTCAAACGTTGGGCCTGGGCACCTTCACGCCGGGCCCGGGCACCCACCCCACCATCGGCCGCAAAAACCAGCCTACCGCCGTGGCCGAAACCAGAATTGAGGTGCTGCTGCCCCTGCACTGCCAGACGGCCGTGCTCGCTGCCCTGCGCCAGGCCCACCCCTACGAAGAGGTTGCCTATGAACTGGTTAAGCTGGAAAACCAGCATCAGGACGTGGGTGCCGGCATGGTGGGCGAGCTGCCTGAAGCCTTGCCGCCAACCGCATTTCGCCAGCTGCTGAAAGCTGAGCTGGGGGTACCCGTGGTGAAGTACACCGCGTTCGAAAAAACTATTAAAAAAGTGGCTCTGTGCGGCGGCGCGGGCAGCTTTCTGACCGGCGCTGCGCTGGCGGCCGGGGCCGACGCCTACGTGACCGGCGACGTGAAGTACCACGAGTTTTTCGCGCCCGAAGGCCGGCTCATGCTCTGCGATGTGGGGCACTTTGAGAGCGAGCAGTTTACCGGCGAGGTATTCCGCGATTTGCTGCTGGCACAGTTCGGTCGTACTTTTGCGGTCTTATTCGCTGAAACCCCCACGAATCCCGTTCAGTATGACTGCTAA
- a CDS encoding uracil-DNA glycosylase family protein, with protein sequence MPDFAARLLKLLSTFPLPAAPLPGGVEVRNSYHDPAVRDIFKEFAQKFYTQDAPRVGIFGINPGRFGGGRTGVAFTDPVALSTLCGISHALPKQRRELSSEFVYQFIAALGGPAEFYRHFFLSSVYPLELTREGKNYNYYDAPALIKELWPAMRLSLTEQAQQLHLRRDVAVSLGRRNGEFLRKINDELGLFDRIEILDHPRFLMQYRRKGLAENVARYVDVLGGLLE encoded by the coding sequence ATGCCCGACTTTGCCGCCCGCTTGCTCAAGCTGCTTTCCACGTTTCCGCTGCCTGCCGCGCCGCTACCGGGCGGCGTGGAAGTGCGCAACTCTTACCACGACCCGGCCGTGCGCGACATTTTTAAAGAATTCGCGCAAAAATTTTATACTCAGGACGCCCCGCGCGTGGGCATCTTCGGCATCAACCCCGGCCGCTTCGGTGGCGGGCGCACCGGCGTCGCCTTCACCGACCCGGTGGCGCTGAGCACCCTCTGCGGCATCAGCCACGCGCTGCCCAAGCAGCGCCGCGAGCTGTCGAGCGAGTTCGTTTATCAGTTCATCGCCGCGCTGGGCGGCCCGGCCGAGTTCTACCGGCATTTTTTCCTCAGCTCGGTGTATCCGCTGGAGTTGACTCGTGAGGGCAAAAACTATAACTATTACGATGCGCCCGCGCTCATCAAAGAACTATGGCCCGCTATGCGGCTATCGCTGACTGAGCAAGCCCAGCAGCTACACCTGCGGCGCGATGTGGCCGTGAGCCTGGGCCGGCGCAACGGGGAGTTTCTGCGCAAAATCAACGATGAGCTAGGTTTATTCGACCGAATTGAGATTCTGGACCACCCGCGCTTCCTCATGCAGTATCGCCGCAAGGGCCTGGCCGAAAACGTGGCCCGCTACGTGGATGTACTGGGCGGGCTGCTCGAATAA